The window TACGGCGTCAACCAAAGTCAgaggaagagattgaggctgAACAGAGGGCAGTCTGGATATCCCGATACCGGATTGTTGCTAAGACATTGTTCGGTACATGGGAGAATGTCCGCACTGAAGTCAATCGTCGAAGATTGGCCGAGTGGGAGCAAGAGGAGCAAAGGAGGGTCAAGGCAGCATTGAACGAGGCTGTGAACCTCTCGGAACAAAAGTTGCAGGCTCGTCAGGCAGGGCTAGACTCTGAGCAGCtttcagaagaagacggatTTGATGATCTCAGCGACGACATGAGCATggccgacgacgacgaattGGGTCTTGCATCGGgcgaggatgaagatgacgaggacggCGATGCTGACAGCGATATAATGTCatcagatgaagaggaaggcgatgaggaagacCAGAAAGACATTGGCGACGAAAACTTGACACAAGAACAGCTACGAGCGAAGTACGCCCATATACCAGAGCTAGAGAAGCCGTCAACCGAAACTCCAGTCACCGAACCCACCCCCAAAGATACTGACGCTGTCGACACGGCTCAAGCAACTGCGACCGAGAATGCTGAGACGAGCGATGAATCAGTAGATATGGACGACGATATGGGGTCCACCGATATGGAcagtgatgaggaggatgaagaagaagagtcagAAGAGGAGTCCGACGAAGATGCCGGTGGCCTCCTGGGACTTCTTTTCGGAAAGTCTgaattgaagaagatgaacagTGAGGCTGTTGCAGAAACTCCAGCCGACTCAAAGGAAGATTCCGAGATGCCCGACGTGGAAGCAGTATCGGATGGTGAAGGTGCCGAGGAGAACGAAATGTCTTTGATCCAGATGCCCGACCCAGAGCCTCACGAATCTGGGGCGTTAGAGAAATCGACTAAAGAGGCAGTCGAGGAAAAGGAACAGATACCAGCAGCCATGCAGGATGTTGCAGCGGGACAGGATGGTCTATCAAACACGGACAACAATGTCCAGGagcctgcttctcaagataACGACGTTGCCATGACTGGCAATGACCCAGAGGAACCATCTGCATTGACTTTCGAGAAACCTCATAGCCCAGCAACTGAACCAGCGACCAACCCTCCTAGTCGTGTGCATAGCACATCACCACCCGCCACATCAGAAACCAAGCCTTCCGAGCTTGACACTGCATCTACTGAGGAGATGGCTGTTGATAAGCATGACACAAGTCGATCCCCTTCACCCCAACCGTCCAACCACAAAATCGAGGTGCCGTTTCTTCTCAGAGGAACCTTGCGAGAGTATCAACGCGATGGTCTTGATTGGTTGGCAGGCCTCTATGCGAATAGCACCAACGGTATCCTTGCTGATGAAATGGGTCTGGGCAAGACAATCCAGACCATTGCCCTTCTTGCTCATTTGGCATGCACCCATGAAGTCTGGGGACCGCATCTTGTGATCGTCCCCACGAGTGTCATGCTGAATTGGGAAATGGAGTTCAAGAAATGGTGCCCCGGgttcaagatcttggcatACTACGGTTCCCAAGAGGAACGAAAGCGAAAGCGACAAGGCTGGAACAATGACGACATATGGAATGTCTGCATTACTTCGTATCAGCTTGTTCTCCAAGATCAGCAAGTCTTCAAGCGTCGTCGCTGGCATTACATGATTCTGGATGAAGCCCACAACATCAAGAATTTTAAATCACAAAGGTGGCAGACTCTTTTGGGTTTCAACACACAAGCCAGGCTTCTGCTTACTGGTACACCCCTCCAGAATAACCTCACAGAACTCTGGTcactcctcttctttctcatgCCGGCTGAGAATGGTGTTGGAGGATTCGCCGATTTGCAAGAATTCCACGATTGGTTCGCCAAGCCAGAATCGCAAATTTTGGAGAGTGGAAGAGAACAGATGGACGACGAGGCGAGagccatcatctcaaaacTCCACAAGGTCCTACGACCTTACCTGCTGCGACGTCTAAAAGCAGATGTCGAGAAACAGATGCCTGCCAAGTATGAACATGTCGAATTTTGTCGTCTGTCGAAGCGACAACGCGAGCTCTACGATGGATTCCTTTCTCGGACAGACACCAAGGAGACACTTAATTCTGGCAATTACCTATCCATCATCAATTGCCTGATGCAACTCCGAAAGGTCTGCAACCACCCTGATCTTTTTGTTGACCGACCGATCATGACTTCGTTCCGTATGCAAAAGTCTGTCGTCTCGGATTTTGAAGTGACAGAACAGAGGGTACAGAGGCTACTTCACGACCCCAGTCCAATGAAGGATGTCAGCTTGGGCTTTCTCAATCTGATGCCTACGCAATGCGAAAGCCTTTCCACTACTCAAGCTGAACGCATCTCTCAATTGAGCTCACATAGGAAATTGATGGAATTGAGAGAAGCTCAGAAGATTAGGGCCCAGAGCGCACACGCCAATTTGGATCCTTCTACGGTCGCATCCAACATTGGATACTTGGAAAGCGGTGCCAGATGGGGGCGATACGAAGAGCTGCAACATTGCGTCTACCTCAATGCTTTACGCCGTCAGAAGAAGCCAATTTACGGCAAGAACTTGATTGAGTTATTGACTATTGGTACTGACAAGAGACCTTATAAGCCGCGACCCAAGATCCCTCGTCAAGTCTTGGCGTGGTTTGAGGAGGAGTCAACGCTCGTCCAGTCCATGATACCCACGGTAAACCAACGCGCCGACAGCTTTAAAACCATTATTGAGAAGTTCTCATGCGTCACCCCAGCGGTTGTAACCAGAGACATGGAGCAATTCGTTCTCGGTCGCAAGGGCATTGAAGCTTTCTCAGACGAAGACCTCAAACTGTCGGCGCCTGTCCGCTGGGCACCATTCTTACCCAAGGAGGCACCCCCAGATCCTTGGCATGAGGGTCGCATGCGACTCAGCATTCAATTCCCCGACAAGCGACTGTTGCAATACGACTGTGGAAAGCTCCAGATCTTGGACAAGCTGCTGCGAAAGCTTCAAGCTGGCGGTCACCGCGCTCTTATTTTTACACAAATGACCAAGGTTCTAGACATCTTGGAGCAGTTCTTGAACATCCATGGCCACAAGTACCTCCGTTTGGACGGTGCCACCAAAGTAGAGCAGCGTCAGATTCTTACCGACCGATTCAACAACGACCCGCGAATTCTTTGCTTCATCCTGTCGACGCGATCgggtggtcttggtatcaatCTTACAGGTGCCGATACCGTCATCTTTTACGACCAAGACTGGAACCCTGCGATGGACAAGCAATGTCAGGATCGATGCCATCGTATTGGACAAACGCGTGATGTGCACATCTACCGTTTGGTCAGTGAACACACAATCGAGGCCAACATTCTTCGCAAAGCGTCGCAAAAGCAAATGCTCGACGACGTGGTCATTCAAGAAGGAGAGTTTACCACCGATTACTTTAATAAGCTCTCCGTCAGAGATGTCCTCAGCGAGAAGCTGGACTCAAAGAGTGAAGGGTTGGATGCCGCAGACGCTGCCTTGGATAGAGTGCTGGGCGGGCCCGACACAAATAATGACCAGCGAAGAGTCGGGCGGGCGCTTGAGCAGGCTGAAGACAGAGAGGATGTGGCAGCTGCACGTGTTGCAGAGAAAGAGATTCAGGCTGACGACGCCGATTTTACCGAGAAGCCCAGCAACAATGCTTCAGGTACCTCGACAGCGCGACAAGGCACACCAGCTGGCAAGTCAGTATTGGATGGCGGGCTCGACGACATTGACGCTCCCCACGTGGAGGAAGTATTGGAGTACAACGCATGGGGCGACAAGATGCACACCATTGACGACTACATGCTTGGCATCATGGCAGAGCAACTCAAGGATACCAAGCTCGAGTTgcccaaggacaagaagaagggaaagaagaagggcaaagaCACACGCAAACGATAAGCACATAATAGCCATTTACGGCGAAACACGATATTCTTGTATACTAGTACCATTCACATTATCGAGGCGGCACAAAAACGGCGAGGTCATGACCAACACGGTGGGGGTAGATTGGGTGTACAGGAAAAACAAAAGTATTGGATGTATGACAAACAGCAACGGTGGTAGAGGTTTTTAAACGCATGCATGGAGTTTTGGAGAGGAGATTGTGTTCTTGGGGTTTCTACTAGACTTGTAAGAAGAATTGATGAAGTATTCCTCTACCGAGCGACGTTTATAGTAATTCCCGTGTTGATGAAACTTGGCAGCTTACTTTTTGCCCTGCACAGCCACATTGATAGACATTGCTGTCGATCAGGCATAGAGGCATCAGTACGACACAAGATAAATACGCATCATACGCCGACTAACATTTTCTATCAAGCATCTCTATTAATCATGTTCAATATAGGCAACCCCAAAGCGACATCCTCAATGTCCGATCAACCCCCATCATTTGAAGAGTCCATGACCACCAACCCGCCGATATTCAAGACACAGTTTGCCTGCATGACGCTCAATATGATGGACCGTATCCGTCTTATTAACTTCACCGAAGTCGAGGTTCAAGCGGTTAAGCAAATCGTCAAGACTCGCTGGAAGCCAGGCCTAGTTCAGTCACATCCGTACGGTGATTCTACCGAGATTTGGCTCCGTGGAAGACCATGGGCGTATGATTCCAACGGCAATGATGATGCGAGACGACTTATTCTATGGATACTGGAGAGATTGTTTGATCATGGTTGGGTTGTACAATGTTCGCTGGATATCACGAAGAAATCTGAAAGCAAAGGTAAGCGACAGCATTGACCTCGAAAGCTTTGGCTGACTTGAAAAGATTCAATCATCTTTCGAAAACAAAACCCCATCCCTATGCCCTGTGACTGGATCTGCGTCTCCTTtgacaacagcgacaagtTGAAAATAGTCGACTCGCCTCCAAAAGACCTGACGGACGCCATTCTGCAGACATTTAGCTGCGAAGTACGAAGACGTGAGATAACATCAGAAAAGTTCAAGATTCATTTAGGCGTTCAGCCGTGGGAGCCTTCGGGAACAGATACCGTTACAACGAGAATACTGTTGCTTAGGCTGATTGAAACACTCGAGAGGCGTGGATTCACGATCTATGCGACGATTGGGAGTAAaggagaggatgatgagggtgCTGCGGATTTGTTGATTTGTCACAGGGCGGCAGATTGGGTTCCTGGAGCGCCTATCTGGCATAGATAGATGTTGGAGGTATGTTTGATTGTGGGAAGTCGATTTTGGGGTCTACACTATTGCTTGTCTATGCTTATGTTCTGTTCCAAGTTGTCCCCTATTCTTCAGGGTTTTGTGGTAGCGAGTCCATACTGTAGTCCTGCGCCGCTATCGGCAAAGGGGTCTTCCCTTGGTGTATCCTCCAAGGTAttcgatatccttgattAGACGCTCAGGGGAAAAGACATGTGTGTCTCAAATTCACCCCACTTGACGAGAAAGAGCCCCTTGACGTCCTCATTCTTGAGAATTCTGCAGTCCGCTTTGTGACTGTTCTCATTCCAGCCCCGAGTTTGACAGTCCTGTTGATGTTAGAAATATCCATATTATAGATAGAATCTAGGTCACGTACCTGGTTGCAGTACCAAAAGAACCCGCACTTGGAGCACTTCTTCAAAGAGTCTGATTTCTTATTGCATCCGTAGCATGCTCTGGTCTGATTATGGACGACCGAGTATGCCTGCACTTTGTCGTTCAAGAGCAGCAGGTTTTCGAGAGATGTAGGCAGAATCTGTTCTCACGTTAGTATGTTATTGTTCAGCTGAGATACTACTCACTCGGAGCCGTCCAGGATCCTCATGACGAATTCCGACAGTTCCATCCAAAAAGCCATGTTGCGAAGCGTAGAGTATTGCAACTGTATATCCTACTCGAAGCATGGAGGCACCAATCTCTCGACCTCGAGTTTCAGTGTAGAAAGCAATGGGAAGTTGAAGGCcggtcttgtccttgacgataAGTCTCACGCGCCAAGCCGCCTCGATGTGAGTGATTTCACCGAGAAATGCCCAATGTTTCTGAGATTCGCTGTCAGTTTCGGTCATGCAGCGTGGGATAACGTCATTATAGTTGGGTTCCCAATCCCTGGGCAGTCCATCGATGCCTTTGAAGTAGGGAAAACTCATGATGTTGCGTAGGTTGGCGAGTTGCCCATGCAGGCTCATCCAGAGCCAATCCTTAAAGGCAACAGGGCCCTTATCCTTAGGAATGTCCTTGATAGTCGAAGCAAACCGGTCTGTCAAGCCATAGTGTTCATGCCTGGAAGGGTCCTCGGTGAGCGCCTTGAGGTTTTTGATCCACGGAGATGGTGCAGCCTTTGAGGGACAGCTGGGCAAAGACTTTGGCTCTTGCCAGGTCTGAGTGAGCTACAGCCACTCCCATAGCGGAAGCGAACAGCGTTGGGACAAGTGAGGTGCCGACACCCTGAGCTTCAAGTTGAGATACGACCTTGTAAATTCTATCAAGACATCTGATTGGGGATTCCAGGATCGAGTCCTCATTTTCGAGGTCCTCTTGGAGGTGGtcgatctccttgatgagcttgtcgTCGAGGTCACGCTCAGCAGGCGACAAAGAGCAAAGACGACAGCAACAGTCAAAGCCGAAAGCGTTCTTGAGTTTCTTTTGTCGCTCCTCATAGACTTCAGGGTTGCCCAAGTAGGTGATGGTGATTTCCTGTCCCTGCTCGATGTCTTCAACAGCATGGACGGTGATCTTTCCCAGACCCTGATTCCACCGGTTCTGCGCGTTTGGCTTGCAAGAGTGGTTGATGCGTGAAGTGGCTAGGAATACGGCACCgtcctcttcatctggaCCGGCACAAAGTCCGTTGGTTTCAGCGATGCCTACTTCTTCTCCGCATTCCGGGTGGGAGTTGAGGAGAGAGTAGAATGAGGCTCTCTGATCTTGGCAGAGCTTGGAGAGTTCCTTGATTATGCCTTAACGCAAGAGATCAGGGCAAAAACACTCACGGGGGACTTTGATGAGTAGGGGTTCAGCGATGATGCGGGTTCCTTTGGGGATCTTGGTGGTCGCGATGAGGCCTTTGCCTTTTGGGGGGACGTCGCTAACGACGAAGAGGTTGTTgtctgtcatgatggcaCTCGGATACTCAGATGATGTTGAGCAGGAGTTGAGAGGTGAAGGAGAGGGGAGaaggagggaagagaaatcttgatgaaggagaagtttTCGTCTGAATGGTGGTCTAGGCAGACAGCGGGCGCCTGCATGACACTATCACAACATTGTTTATCAAAGCAAGCACAAATACAACAATCAGATTATCATGAGTGTATACTTATTTACAGATTGTAGTAAACTGGCCTATTAGTTTTGTCTCTTGCTCACTGTTCCATGTCTCTGATATCAACCAGTGCTGTTTATCAAGATAGGTGGGTGTTAATACGgacaaacaaaaagaagagaacaaaacGCCGAAAATAATGGAGACATTCGTTTGTAAATTGCCATAAATTACCATAAACTACCATAAACATTTCATCTCTATATTGATACCCAAGTTTTGTAGTGTCGTACCCTGAACAATAACATGAAAATAGTCGCCGCTTTCTTAATTCGTGAACTAATAGGAATATGGCAAGGACAATGCTATATCGCGTTTTGTATTATAGGgtatttttaatttaattatGACTTATGAGCTCAAATTCCAACAATGCTATTGTTACTATTTGTCTTATATCACAACCCCATACCTACCAAGTCACAGGACAAATTGAAGGAAAAGTCACTTTAATAGCAAGCAACATAAAATAATACCGTCAAATTAAAGTGATATTTAATTCTATCCATTCAGCATCTGCCATGATTGGGCAATATTGGAGATAATAACAAACATTGTTGCACTTCTGTGGTCATACTGCTCTATACTGTAAGCCCATATCTCGTCTTATATTGACTATGAGGCGCCACAAAATATTAGCAAACACTTGATTTCTGTAGTCCAGCCTCAAATGTCACTGATAAATCAAGAAATCGTTTGCTACGGAAACAATGCCTGCTTCTGCAAGAGACGACATTATCTTGAATATTCATTCGCTACTAAGGTTCATGCAACTCGAGGTGTCCTTGCAAGTCTGCTTCGCTAGCGATAAAACCCCTCAATCGAGCGTAGCCTATTTTCCCGTGTCGATCATGTTACATTTGCCTCATCGTAGCGAAGTTTCACCGGAAACTTTACTAGCGATTCCACAACAAGAGTGTGACAAGGCTTGTTTGATTATTTCCCCTCGACCACACTCGATCTCTCTTGAGCAAGGTGTGAGTAGGGTGGTTGAGAGCCTTACACAAGTATAGGGGAATAAGCACAATGTCGATTGCAATCTCCGTTGTTTGCTTTGTTCAACAGCATTGATATAGACCTAGTACGCTATGAACTTTGTTCGCTTCCTGCAAATCCCGGAGAGTTACCAAGTTTGTGGATTCTCAACCAGACAAGAGAGATTGTGGTAGCGAAAAAAGCAATTCAACCGATTGGTCTCGACTGCCAAGAGGCAAGGTATGCTTCCCGTCGTCCCGTTTCATGGGCCTTGTCAGTGTTGCAGTTGCATCGGTATATCCCTGTTCGAGTCAGAGGCAAGACACGGCAGTCGTGCTTTTGCGACCTAATCCTGCATTGAGtcaagaaacaaaggagATGCAGACGCAGGGGATGAGGTTATTATATGGGAAATGTCACACAGATTCCGTATATGGATGGGCATAATGGTGGAGGAGCATCATCCCGGTAGGATCAGCCATAGTTTTCGGATGTTTTTCTTTACGAGGCGAAGTGTTAACCAAGTTTGAACTAGAATGTTCATGCCTGACTAGAATATTCCCCGACTCTTCGATTCCTTCTGATGTCTTGATAAAACAATCTGTGTCATTGTCTCAGTTGCCATCGGACCGAGAACCAACATGTCATATTGATAATCGAGGGAAAAGTGATGGAGTGATACAGATAGAAAACGGATAATTAAGCCCTAAATTAATTAAACAAGCTATCTTAGTACACGGTCTGGCATCAGGTTCGCAGCAATCCAAGCGTCGTCTCCAACGTCTGTGTCTCGCGTACATCATAAATCCCAAACACGGAGAGTGGATTCAATGGAGTAATATCCCTTGTGATCCTTCTAGACCCTGTCAGATTCCGTCTCCGCGTCAAAGTATAATCTCCATCAGGTTCCACCGACTAATCTCCTGTCTCCAGTTCTAGCAAACTCTATTCTCTTAGACTACATATATACGACATAGACGACGACCGTAAACTGACTTGGATCCCAGTTTATAGCCTACATGCTAAACCACAATTAACGGTCTAGAATAGTGATCGACTGGGGACTGTCACTTGCTGGTTGGTTCGTGGTGATCTGCAAGGTATCCTTGAGCGAATGACTCGTAGTGTAGCGGCTGGAAGCGGGTTTCACCAGTTGTGTTCTTTTTTAGGTGCCGACCAACGCGCGCAAATTAACCCATCGAATCCCTGTCTCGGTATAACCGGCTTGGTTTGACAGGGGGCGACAGAAAGCATTGAACTACCGAGACAGCTGAGTTGGCGCAGTATTGGCACAGACGGTACACTATAGCAGACGGTATTTGAATTAGACTACTCATTCGATATAATAGACTACAGAACTCAGTTCGCAAACCAACACAGTTCTGTCCCCTGGCACCGGATCCTTTCCCATCCGTAGTTCCTGCAGGCTTCACATCCTTGATACCATTGGAAAAAGTCACAGTGTCTCGTCAAACCCCCAGCTAGCGCAAGGGGCACTTTGATCAGCCAACGAACCAGTCGGGGAACTTGTCCCTCTCGGTAGTCCACAAAAGGATCGGCGCTGAAGAATTGTAGCACTGCGACCCAAGATCCATGGATGCGCAGCTCAAACGAATCACGAGGCCAAGGTAAGGCTGTCGACTATGTAGTCTGTCCTGTACGTAATTACGTTAATGAGTGAGAGAACTGCAACGAGATGACTCGCATCCAGGAGTTGGATGACATACCAGCCAGTAGTCTGACAGCCATTGTTAGACATAACTACCCAATCTGTCCATCCATTATCTGGGCAGCCACATTTTTAACTTTGAAATCCCTACTGTTATCACGCGTTGTGGAGGTTTTCGGTTGTGACTTAGCTTACGACTTTGACCAGCCCTGGTTGAATGCCGATCCCCTTTGAACCCCAAAGTTTTGTCGTATATTACTCGTAGGATACCCAGGGAGCGACAGTTTTCGCTAATCTAGTTGACGGACGCATTCTTaatttcttttctttttgttgaactTTGTTGCTCGATATCCTTTCTACTGGCAAACGTTTGTCATTTCCCTTCACTATGGATACGACTCCAAAAGAGTCGAGACAAATCGACTTATGGACATCGGAATTTATCACTTTCGCCGCTGCGACTATCTTTATCGGTTTGCGCCTGCTTAGTCGACGGTTGACGAGGATCGAATTCTGGTGGGATGATTGGTTTGCATTGTGTTGCTATGTACGTTTgttccttttgttttctcaaCTCTTTGCTGACGTCTACAGGCTGTGGCTATTGCTTGGGTAGTCATCATCCCTATCTGTATGTACTACTAACCCCTAGACGGACTCACATCTAATGTTATCAATAGGGATTAAAGAAGGTCTCGGTCTTCACATCCACGACGTCCACAATGGCAAGACGATACCCGAAATCCTGATGAAGAACGCCCTTATCCTTTACGTTGCCGAACTGTTCTACGCGACCGCCCTATTCTGCGCGAAAGCCTCCATCCTTAGCTTCTACTGGCGCATGTTTCGAgtcaccaacatcaagctaCCAATTCAAATCCTGGCAGGCAGTGCTCTGATCTGGATCATCATTCGAGTGAGTATACCGAtacacaagacaagacaaggacTAACAACGTTAGACCTTTATGGGCATTTGGCATTGCGTGCCCGTCGAGCGATTCTGGAACCCGACTGCTGGAGGTGATCAAGGATACTGCGCCATTGAAGATAAAAAGTTCTTCTTTGGTACTATTCTCGTTCACGTTATTCTGGATATTTGCATTATTGCGCTTCCCATTTTGCAAGTTCAAAAATTGCAGTTGCCTATTGCGCAAAAGATTGGTATCTCGCTCATGTttgtctttggcattgtGTAAGTGTTGCGTCTCCTATGACTTGCGCAAACTAACAATAGTAGCATCTGTGTATCGGCGATGGTAATTATCGTTGCTTCAACTCAATTCGATGCCAAGTCTGAGAACCTTACCTGGAACTTGACAACCATTGTTGTCTGGGCTTCAGTCGAAGTGAACCTCGTCACTGTATCGAGTAAGTATCCAAGACCTTTTCATATATATAAATACTAACCATTTAGCTTGTCTTCCTACCGTCCGACCAGCCTGTATTTTCCTCTTCACATGCACCAACCCCAGGTCCACCATCAACTCCGGCTCCAACAGCTACGGTCACTCATACGGTCGAAGCCACGGTCGCAGCCAAACCAAGAACACGATTCGTCTTTCAACGCTGCccaacaacaaggacaacGACGAGTCTAGCTCGACACACCAGTTAGCCGATTCAGACCGGGAACGTCAATCATCAGACTTTGAGAGTCACGCTATGGATCGATACCGAGGAAACGTGGCTACTGTTACTGGACCTGCCCATGGACGAGACCAATCGGAAGAATTTGAGGTTGGAACG is drawn from Fusarium graminearum PH-1 chromosome 3, whole genome shotgun sequence and contains these coding sequences:
- a CDS encoding helicase SWR1, which encodes MPETASTANVLPKSDPDAIKTEQDALEGYENGGDALQGTMDGHVETNGDAPATENHHEPNHIHDDERPAKRRRTRDSTPPQNTPKKMKPVSPPWKKISADGPTSYTENGRRKSGRINTLLPEPSPLSKSRTSKRSTGANSNTKTEIHLTNGNSRKMPNGSHKASPATKAPSKQAPASTPKSASKKPTETRTSSRSTRRRSPTPPPPPKNSTRSRRSARFSDAVIKDEAVQDSRTATSNSTNRSPRIKLRVGRSGHIPLVHPGQVRKRPKIGTSFEDFWTRAGDIPVEEGGLQASEDGPQYTDELAERDARVILRVEKEVEDGGMLSQGRCSIFLPEPAEEPPRQWARQDHMVKAMTNFRKLMLAEQQRHRIAAKKVAEACRDEWLRRQPKSEEEIEAEQRAVWISRYRIVAKTLFGTWENVRTEVNRRRLAEWEQEEQRRVKAALNEAVNLSEQKLQARQAGLDSEQLSEEDGFDDLSDDMSMADDDELGLASGEDEDDEDGDADSDIMSSDEEEGDEEDQKDIGDENLTQEQLRAKYAHIPELEKPSTETPVTEPTPKDTDAVDTAQATATENAETSDESVDMDDDMGSTDMDSDEEDEEEESEEESDEDAGGLLGLLFGKSELKKMNSEAVAETPADSKEDSEMPDVEAVSDGEGAEENEMSLIQMPDPEPHESGALEKSTKEAVEEKEQIPAAMQDVAAGQDGLSNTDNNVQEPASQDNDVAMTGNDPEEPSALTFEKPHSPATEPATNPPSRVHSTSPPATSETKPSELDTASTEEMAVDKHDTSRSPSPQPSNHKIEVPFLLRGTLREYQRDGLDWLAGLYANSTNGILADEMGLGKTIQTIALLAHLACTHEVWGPHLVIVPTSVMLNWEMEFKKWCPGFKILAYYGSQEERKRKRQGWNNDDIWNVCITSYQLVLQDQQVFKRRRWHYMILDEAHNIKNFKSQRWQTLLGFNTQARLLLTGTPLQNNLTELWSLLFFLMPAENGVGGFADLQEFHDWFAKPESQILESGREQMDDEARAIISKLHKVLRPYLLRRLKADVEKQMPAKYEHVEFCRLSKRQRELYDGFLSRTDTKETLNSGNYLSIINCLMQLRKVCNHPDLFVDRPIMTSFRMQKSVVSDFEVTEQRVQRLLHDPSPMKDVSLGFLNLMPTQCESLSTTQAERISQLSSHRKLMELREAQKIRAQSAHANLDPSTVASNIGYLESGARWGRYEELQHCVYLNALRRQKKPIYGKNLIELLTIGTDKRPYKPRPKIPRQVLAWFEEESTLVQSMIPTVNQRADSFKTIIEKFSCVTPAVVTRDMEQFVLGRKGIEAFSDEDLKLSAPVRWAPFLPKEAPPDPWHEGRMRLSIQFPDKRLLQYDCGKLQILDKLLRKLQAGGHRALIFTQMTKVLDILEQFLNIHGHKYLRLDGATKVEQRQILTDRFNNDPRILCFILSTRSGGLGINLTGADTVIFYDQDWNPAMDKQCQDRCHRIGQTRDVHIYRLVSEHTIEANILRKASQKQMLDDVVIQEGEFTTDYFNKLSVRDVLSEKLDSKSEGLDAADAALDRVLGGPDTNNDQRRVGRALEQAEDREDVAAARVAEKEIQADDADFTEKPSNNASGTSTARQGTPAGKSVLDGGLDDIDAPHVEEVLEYNAWGDKMHTIDDYMLGIMAEQLKDTKLELPKDKKKGKKKGKDTRKR